The following are encoded together in the Bacillus sp. V2I10 genome:
- the queA gene encoding tRNA preQ1(34) S-adenosylmethionine ribosyltransferase-isomerase QueA yields the protein MKVDLFDFNLPEELIAQVPLIERDASKLMVLDKETGSIHHEQFRTIIDYFHKGDCLVLNNTRVLPARLIGEKKDTGAKIELLLLKQEQGDVWEVLAKPAKRVKIGTELVFGDGVLHAVCTGESEHGGRLLEFKYEGIFYEALDALGKMPLPPYIKEQLDDQERYQTVFSRERGSAAAPTAGLHFTEQILDQLKEKGVHIAFITLHVGLGTFRPVNADVVEEHEMHAEFYQMSAGTAQLLNQVRAEGGRIISVGTTSTRTLETIASKNEGKFIEESGWTNIFIYPGYEFRAIDGMVTNFHLPKSSLIMLVSALATREHVMNAYETAVKEKYRFFSFGDAMLII from the coding sequence ATGAAAGTAGATTTATTTGATTTTAACTTGCCAGAGGAACTAATTGCACAAGTGCCGCTTATAGAACGCGATGCTTCCAAGCTGATGGTCCTAGATAAAGAAACAGGCTCCATTCACCATGAACAATTCAGAACAATCATTGATTATTTCCATAAGGGAGACTGTCTTGTTCTTAATAATACCCGTGTGCTGCCTGCCCGTTTAATTGGGGAGAAAAAAGACACGGGGGCAAAAATTGAACTGCTTTTGCTGAAGCAAGAGCAAGGCGATGTCTGGGAAGTTCTGGCGAAACCGGCAAAACGTGTAAAAATTGGCACTGAACTAGTATTTGGAGACGGCGTTCTGCATGCTGTGTGCACTGGCGAGTCTGAACACGGCGGGAGATTGCTTGAGTTCAAATATGAAGGGATTTTTTATGAGGCTTTAGATGCTTTGGGTAAAATGCCGCTGCCTCCGTATATCAAAGAGCAGCTGGATGACCAGGAGCGGTACCAGACGGTCTTCTCAAGAGAGAGAGGATCAGCTGCAGCCCCAACGGCAGGACTTCATTTTACTGAGCAGATCTTAGATCAATTGAAAGAAAAAGGGGTTCATATTGCGTTTATCACTCTTCACGTTGGTTTGGGAACATTCCGGCCTGTAAACGCTGATGTAGTAGAAGAACATGAAATGCATGCTGAATTTTATCAAATGAGTGCAGGAACAGCTCAGCTGCTAAATCAAGTGCGCGCTGAAGGCGGGCGGATTATATCGGTTGGGACAACTTCAACACGCACTCTTGAGACAATAGCTTCGAAAAATGAAGGGAAATTCATTGAAGAGAGCGGATGGACAAATATTTTTATCTATCCTGGCTATGAATTCCGTGCGATTGACGGTATGGTCACAAACTTCCACTTGCCAAAATCATCCTTGATTATGCTGGTCAGTGCGTTAGCAACAAGAGAACATGTAATGAATGCCTATGAAACGGCAGTCAAGGAAAAATACCGATTTTTCAGCTTTGGCGATGCTATGCTTATCATCTGA
- a CDS encoding DUF2905 domain-containing protein — MTQFPKMLMMMGAVLFFAGLFMQLIGRLPGDFVFKKGSATFYFPIVTSIVISILLTILFNVFGRFK; from the coding sequence ATGACCCAATTTCCCAAAATGCTGATGATGATGGGTGCCGTTCTTTTTTTCGCAGGATTATTTATGCAGCTTATTGGAAGGCTGCCTGGAGATTTTGTATTCAAAAAAGGAAGTGCGACTTTTTATTTTCCGATTGTTACATCCATTGTGATCAGTATCTTATTGACAATCTTGTTTAATGTTTTCGGACGGTTCAAATAA
- the ruvB gene encoding Holliday junction branch migration DNA helicase RuvB, protein MDERLVSSEADLDEGAIELSLRPQTLSQYIGQDKVKENLKVFIEAAKLRSETLDHVLLYGPPGLGKTTLATIIANEMGVNIRTTSGPAIERPGDLAAILTALEPGDVLFIDEIHRLQRSIEEVLYPAMEDFCLDIVIGKGPSARSVRLDLPPFTLIGATTRVGLLTAPLRDRFGVLSRLEYYNEQQLSLIVERTGDILGIGMEKEASLELARRSRGTPRIANRLLRRVRDFAQVRGESIVSGKLAKDALEKLQVDRLGLDHIDHKLLMGIIEKYKGGPVGIDTISATIGEESHTIEDVYEPYLLQIGFIQRTPRGRMVTEAVYHHFQMEAPEK, encoded by the coding sequence ATGGATGAACGTCTTGTATCAAGTGAAGCGGACTTAGATGAAGGTGCAATCGAGCTAAGCTTAAGACCTCAGACTTTATCTCAATATATCGGCCAGGATAAAGTAAAAGAAAACCTGAAAGTCTTTATTGAAGCGGCTAAACTTAGAAGCGAAACACTGGATCACGTCCTTTTATATGGTCCTCCGGGCCTTGGGAAAACAACGCTTGCAACAATTATTGCAAACGAAATGGGCGTAAATATCCGCACAACATCAGGACCAGCTATTGAAAGGCCGGGTGACCTCGCTGCGATTTTAACAGCTCTTGAGCCTGGGGATGTGTTATTTATTGATGAAATACATCGTCTTCAGCGCTCTATTGAAGAAGTGCTGTATCCGGCGATGGAAGATTTCTGTCTCGATATTGTGATTGGAAAGGGCCCTTCGGCCCGATCTGTCCGTCTGGATTTGCCTCCGTTTACACTTATCGGAGCCACAACCCGTGTCGGCTTGCTCACGGCTCCGCTGAGAGATCGGTTTGGAGTTCTAAGCAGACTTGAATATTATAATGAACAGCAGCTGTCTCTTATTGTTGAACGGACCGGAGACATTTTAGGAATTGGCATGGAAAAAGAAGCTTCGCTCGAGCTTGCAAGAAGATCGAGGGGGACTCCGCGAATTGCCAACAGATTACTAAGACGGGTAAGAGACTTTGCCCAAGTGCGCGGCGAGTCAATTGTATCGGGAAAGCTTGCTAAGGATGCATTGGAAAAACTTCAGGTCGACAGATTGGGACTCGATCATATTGATCACAAGCTTTTAATGGGGATAATTGAAAAGTATAAGGGCGGACCAGTTGGAATTGATACGATTTCAGCTACAATCGGAGAAGAATCCCATACGATTGAAGACGTATATGAACCATATCTTTTACAAATCGGTTTTATACAACGCACTCCAAGGGGTAGAATGGTAACGGAAGCAGTTTACCATCACTTTCAAATGGAGGCTCCTGAAAAATGA